The Pseudanabaena sp. PCC 6802 genomic interval GTAGCAAAAGATTGCAGTTCCTGGCTTGACGTACTGCCCGATTCGGATCTTGCTTGCACTCGCTTCAGATCGAAATATGCCCGATCTAACTCTGACTGCAAGAGGGCATGATCTTGTTGCAATATGTAAAGCTGATTCTGGGTTTCAGCTAGCTGGGCCTTCAACTTAGCAATCTCAGCTTGAAACTGCACTCCCTCCTGTACCTGAGCGAGCAGTTGTGCGATCTGAGCTTGAGCATCGGCATGAGATTGGGTCAGTTGTAAAAGCTGCTCCCTTAGCTGCGATTGCTCCTGATGCGATCGCTCTAGCTGTGTTTTTAAATCTGGATTTTCTTGATTTAGGCGTTCCATGAACTCTTAGGGCATATCAACTTTAGATTGCATGGAGATCTCTCCTGGGTAGTCTACTTTACGAACGATACACGTCCATATGCTCAATACAGCATGAAGACACCACATTTTAGCACGGGCACTATCCATTAGACATCAGCATAGGCATCGCGGTTACATTGACACGTACAACAGTTATACCTCAACCCAAACTGAGACGGAGCCACCCTTACAATCAAACTCTCCCCAACCCCATTCATTTGTATACACGGGTTCTTGGATATGTTCGGTCAGGTCTACAAACTTAGCATCCGGTTTTCCAACCTCCATCCATTTGATCCCGTCCGAGCTATTACTCATCAGTACTGCCATAGCTTTAGGATGTTCTGCATCTCCTAGTCTAGTCCAACCAATTGTATTGGCACGATCGAAATAGTCGTACTGGGCACCGTAGCCATAGTGACGGCGGGCGTAAAGAAACTTATCAATTAGCCAGCGATGCGATGGCATCATGATTTTGTAACGGTTTCCATCTCTCCCGCTGTCTTCATATTCTGCCCCATAGTAGTCAGCATAGAACACGCAGGGATAGCCCTCGCGGCGAAGCAAAATGATGGCATAGGCAAGGGGTTTGAACCACGGCTCGACCACAGACTCTAGTGCTTGTAAAGGCTGCGAGTCGTGGTTTTCCACAAATGTCACGGCATAATAGGGGTTCTGCTGCATTAGCGTGCCATCAAAGATGCGTCGCATATCGTAGTTAGGGCCAGACTTACTGGCGTAATGGAAGTTGTAGTGTAACGGTACGTCAAACACTGCCATTCTGCCACCGACAGCACCGATGTACCATTGCAGGGTATTAATGTCGGGCATCCAGTACTCTCCCACCACAAACAAGTCCTTCCCAGCGTGGCGTTCCATTTCATCTAACCATTGTGGAAAAAACCAGGCAGAAATATGCTTAACCGCATCAAGCCGAAATCCATCAATGCTGATAGTGTCGAGATACCACTTACCCCAACGGATAATCTCATCGCGTACTTCTTGGCTTTGGAAATCGAGATCGCAACCCATGAGATACGAGAAATTGCCTTTCTCCAGTGCCACGTAGTCATCAAACTGTTTGCCTTCGAGGAGATAGATCGTGCCGCGATCGCTGCTGTTATACTCGCTATAGTCCACGGCATCAAAGTGCCACCAGTGCCATTCAAAATTAGAGTACTTTCCCTGCCGACCGGGAAATTTGAAGTGCGTATAGGTTTTGATTTCTTGCAGCCCACCTTTAGGAGTGAGGCGGTTGTCCTGGCTGTAGGGAGTTGCTTTGGGGGTTTCGGGCAAATCGCCACCCATTTTATGATTGAGTACCGCATCGGCATAGACCTGGAGACCAGCCGCATGGAGTGCTTTAGTGGCATCAATTAACTGAGCGCGCGTCCCGTATTTAGTACGGATCGTGCCGTGTTGGTTAAATTCACCTAGATCGTAGAGGTCGTAGACTCCGTAGCCCACATCAAATTTACCGCTTATACCCTTATAAGCGGGCGGCAACCACATGGCAGTGAACCCAGTATTAGCCAATTCGCTGGCTCTATTTCCCACCTCATTCCACAGGCTGCCATCATCGGGGATATACCAGTGAAAATACTGCATCATCGTACCATTAAGGTCTGCCATGCTCGCTCCTGTTCGATCTTGCGATTGCAAATAGCAAATATTCTACAATCTTATCGGCACTTGGGCAAAAGCTTCACGATCGTCATTCAAACCGTAAGGTGGGCAATGCCCACCCTACTACTACGGCAGCTACTGGTAATTATTTATCATCCATTGGCTTCAAAAATGGTGAGTTGATCCTTATCGCGGCGAGATTTTGATTTAGAAGAATTACGATCGCCTGCATTTCTAAGACCCGTAGCAATATGGCTGTTGCGATCGATCTGGACTAATAATTCCTTGGCTCGTTGAATTACAATCGGTGGTAGTCCGGCCAAACGCCCCACTTCAATCCCATAGGAGCGATCCGCGCCACCGGGCTGGACTTGATGTAAGAAAATAATCTCATCTTCTAGTTCCTTAACCGTAACTTGATAGTTAGCGACATTGGGAAGCAGGCTCGCAAGCTCGTTTAACTCGTGATAGTGGGTGGCAAATATACTGCGGGCTTTAATCGCAGTTGCGATATACTCCGCTACCGACCACGCGATCGCCATACCGTCAAATGTGGAAGTACCGCGCCCGATCTCATCCAACAACACTAGCGATGTCTCTTTGGCATGGTTGAGAATATTCGCCGTCTCGTTCATCTCTACCATAAATGTCGATTGTCCCGTAGCTAGATCGTCAACCGCACCAACGCGGGTAAAGATGCGATCGCACAAACCCAGAGCAGCCGATTGAGCAGGCACGAAACTACCCACCTGCGCCATCAATTGAATTAATCCCACCTGACGTAGAAAAATACTCTTGCCACTCATGTTCGGCCCCGTGAGAATTATCAGGTCGGGATGCAGCGATCGCTCAGACGCGCGATCGCCTGATTTATCCCCCGCTTTACTGCCTAAATGCGTGGAATTCGGCACAAAAAATCCGGCTGGTAGGGATTGCTCGACTACGGGATGGCGACCGTTGACAATTTCGATGGCGCGATCGTTTTGAATCGTAGGTTTGCAGTAGTTATACTTGACCGCAACTTCGGCGAAGCTAGCCAGGACATCCGCCGCCGCTAATGCTTGGGCGATGGCGCGCATGCTGGTGATGTGTTTGGCCGCCGCCGCGCGCAGTTCCACAAATAGCTCGTATTCCAATTGATTTAGCTCTGCCTTGGCGTTGAGAATGCGAGCTTCGCGTTCCTTTAACTCTGGCGTGATGTAGCGTTCTTCATTCGTGAGCGTCTGCTTGCGAATGTAGTTGTCAGGTGCTTGCTCGCTCTTACCTCGAGAGATACTGATATAATAACCGAAAGCTTTGTTAAACCCAACTTTCAGCGTGTTAATACCCGTGCGCTCTCGTTCGGTTTTCTCCAGGGCTGAAAGCCATTCCACATCGTCGATTGCCTGTTGTTTTAGTTCGTCTAGTTGGGGATTGATGCCGGAGCGAATTAGATTACCATCGGTGAGATAGATGGGCGGTTCCTCTACCAATGTGGAACAAAGTAAATCGGCGATTTGCTCTAGTTCTGGGGATACGGTTTGGAGTGCTGTCAAGTGAGGGGTTCGAGCTTCTGCGACCACATCTGCGACTGTCGAGAGTTTGCCGAGCGATGCCGCCAGCGCCACTAAATCCCTGGCATTAGCCGTACCCGCTCCCACACGACTGCACAATCTTTCGATGTCATAGATTTGGCTCAAACTGCTCCGTAAATTCTTGCGCAGGCTGTGATTTCTGGTCAGTTCCTCTACGGTATCGGCGCGATCGGCGATCGCCTGGATATCCTTGAGCGGCTGTAGCAACCAGCGGCGCAAAGCCCGACTGCCCATAGATGTGGCGGTTTGGTCTAATGCCCAGATTAACGATCCGGTAAGGGTGCCATCGCGTACGGTTTGCACGATCTCTAAATTGCGGCGCGTTTGATAATCGAGCAAAAGATAATCGCTAACCGTGTAGGTTGAGAGATTTTGCAAAGGAGCCTGAGTGTTCTTTTGCGTAGCGGAGAGATATTCCAATAAACCGCCTGCTGCTCTTACTGCTAGAGGTAAGCGATCGCAGCCAAAGCCTTCTAGCGATCGCACTCGAAACGTTTCTAAGAGACGCTGTTTGGCTTCGGTGAGAATAAATGGGGTCTGCGATCGCATCGTATAGCAAAAATGT includes:
- the mutS gene encoding DNA mismatch repair protein MutS; amino-acid sequence: MTESAIPLSAQVDRSTLTPMMQHYLDVKEQYPQALLLYRLGDFYETFFEDAHTVSRVLELVLTGRDGGKEAGRIPMAGIPYHALERYASQLVEKGFSIAICDQVETVAEAQGLVRREVTRVITPGTAIEEGMLTAKKNNFLVAIVSASENWGIAYADISTGEFLATQLNSTEQLVQELLRLQPAEVLIPIDTPNPLGGGVPALPPELPEHFCYTMRSQTPFILTEAKQRLLETFRVRSLEGFGCDRLPLAVRAAGGLLEYLSATQKNTQAPLQNLSTYTVSDYLLLDYQTRRNLEIVQTVRDGTLTGSLIWALDQTATSMGSRALRRWLLQPLKDIQAIADRADTVEELTRNHSLRKNLRSSLSQIYDIERLCSRVGAGTANARDLVALAASLGKLSTVADVVAEARTPHLTALQTVSPELEQIADLLCSTLVEEPPIYLTDGNLIRSGINPQLDELKQQAIDDVEWLSALEKTERERTGINTLKVGFNKAFGYYISISRGKSEQAPDNYIRKQTLTNEERYITPELKEREARILNAKAELNQLEYELFVELRAAAAKHITSMRAIAQALAAADVLASFAEVAVKYNYCKPTIQNDRAIEIVNGRHPVVEQSLPAGFFVPNSTHLGSKAGDKSGDRASERSLHPDLIILTGPNMSGKSIFLRQVGLIQLMAQVGSFVPAQSAALGLCDRIFTRVGAVDDLATGQSTFMVEMNETANILNHAKETSLVLLDEIGRGTSTFDGMAIAWSVAEYIATAIKARSIFATHYHELNELASLLPNVANYQVTVKELEDEIIFLHQVQPGGADRSYGIEVGRLAGLPPIVIQRAKELLVQIDRNSHIATGLRNAGDRNSSKSKSRRDKDQLTIFEANG
- a CDS encoding alpha-amylase, with translation MADLNGTMMQYFHWYIPDDGSLWNEVGNRASELANTGFTAMWLPPAYKGISGKFDVGYGVYDLYDLGEFNQHGTIRTKYGTRAQLIDATKALHAAGLQVYADAVLNHKMGGDLPETPKATPYSQDNRLTPKGGLQEIKTYTHFKFPGRQGKYSNFEWHWWHFDAVDYSEYNSSDRGTIYLLEGKQFDDYVALEKGNFSYLMGCDLDFQSQEVRDEIIRWGKWYLDTISIDGFRLDAVKHISAWFFPQWLDEMERHAGKDLFVVGEYWMPDINTLQWYIGAVGGRMAVFDVPLHYNFHYASKSGPNYDMRRIFDGTLMQQNPYYAVTFVENHDSQPLQALESVVEPWFKPLAYAIILLRREGYPCVFYADYYGAEYEDSGRDGNRYKIMMPSHRWLIDKFLYARRHYGYGAQYDYFDRANTIGWTRLGDAEHPKAMAVLMSNSSDGIKWMEVGKPDAKFVDLTEHIQEPVYTNEWGWGEFDCKGGSVSVWVEV